CACTACCAAACCAGAGGCTTACAGCTCTACCTACACATTTACAATTTTTGTTCCCTTCTGTGTTGGATTAATCTCAGTGATTTCTGAATGGAAGAACGCTTAGTGATATCAAAACTTACGTCTCAATTCTGTCGAAAGAGCAGCCAGACTTGGCTTACTCTCATGCGTTATTTGTTCTCATTAGTTGTATTATTGTTGATGTCCCCGATGTGCCACCGAGAAGGCCTCACTATTATTGCTAAGTAATAATTTATGGGAACAACTACTCATTGGTCAAGCATTGCTGTAAGAATATTCCCTGAGGTTAGAGTCatggagagggagagagagagagcgacatcaataattttaaattttgaattattgctattttttccctttctatGAATCTTCTTTGATGGAGAAGTTTTGTGTCATgctcccatttttattttattttattgctgCCAGTGAGGTTCATTGAACTTCTctgtaatcaattaaatatattaaaaggtCTTTGCAATTCAGtttcatagaaatttttttaagtcataaTGTCAACTTTATGATAAGATACCTAAAATCATTCCTCCGTTCTCaaggaaaaatgtaaagaaaaaaaaaggtaaaaaaaatggatgaaaaaaaaaaagatataaattgaataaattattttatatatttttttatactaattttatttatttctcaatcaaataattttaaaatatataaattttaaattaattttaattatatttgttttttttttattttctctggGAATTAAATATggtattaataaatataatgttCTTGTCATTAAAATATacccaaaaatttaaaagttaatatatatCTATAAATGTTTTTCTACTCCCTGCCAACTCatcaattgtttttttacttacttCACACATGCATTGAACCTTTTTAAGTTCTTTGATCCTAAAAGGTTGGTGGAAAGAATAGGAAGTGAATTGAAAGGCAAGAAAAtgtaaaagaggaaaaaaattattttatatgtttactTAAGACTATTTTTGGTTGCTGAAAAACATTAAGgacaaaaatggttaaaaaaactgttttttttcatatttagttttattgtataaaatataaaaaaaaaatcaaataaaaatttatatattctaaaattatttaatttttatatatagaaagaaaaaagtgaaataaatttaaaaaatatataaaaataatttattgattttgaatatatttattatcattattattattattattattatttacatttttccataattttttctgaaccaaatatagctaaaatttatttatttttactcaaaaattttaaatgatttattttattttttgaattttttgtgaTCCTAAATCTTTAGTTTCAATAAATTGAAAGCTGCAATAACTCATTATAATTTCCAAACAAGACCTACCAAAACATAACGCAATTTTGTTCAAAGTTCAACCCTGTGATAGATGATGTTGCAATAAGAAATAGAATACACGTGTCACACAAGTGACCAAGAGGGATATGCACGTTTTCACTCCACAAGAAAGTTCAGAGCTTTACTCTCCCCCGTACATATCAAGTTTCACTCGCCGGCTTCTGTTGTACACCTCTCAACAATCTACTACGTGGCAATAGCGAGAAGGGAGTACATATTTTTTTCTACAGCCGAGAGTAGGATTACGCTATCGCCGACTTCAGCAAAAGAACGTCTTTGACGGATGGTCATTGTGGACTATCTATATTTGCAAATTTACCCCTCATTCATCTTAGAACATGGAAATTGCCATTATCGATTTTATtgcttgaagaaaaaaaaatggtaaaagaaattaataaatataatatctttctcaaaaagaaattaataattagaaaaaaaatttattatattataaaggatgaaaatattgataattacatatatatatcaatactttgattttatggatattttgacacaaaatatctgtaaaaattaataaaattttgaaaatattaaaaaaattctaaaaaaatatataagaagtaaaaatagatattttaaagttatttttaaaatatatatataatttttcatatttgataataatatcctctatgttgataaaaaaatataaattttataaatatatgtttattattaagttgcattatagattattttataatattattatgataatatgtctaattttaaaatatatttaatatgaaatttatggtttattttaatttaaatgtattcaattatatcaaataaataataataatatatgtattttttataatatttatatttaataaatatataaaaaatatctattaataaaattatgtttttatatttttgataataaattaaatcaaatataaaattaaaataattataatttatttctttaataataaaaattaaaattttaatatatcccaaaatatagatgaaatatataaaaaaaaaatcgataaaatatccaaaaatatatatatatatatatatatatatatatatatatatatataaatctctTCTCGAATATGTGCGATACATCCGGATATTCTAATCCTTGGGGTCACATCTAGTTAATGGGTCAATTGGGGTGCACAACCAATCACATTTTTTGTTCCAATTTTTGTTTACCTAGTCAAAATTGGAGGGCGAATGTGAAAccaagaaaatttgaattgaGAAGTAACATAGAGAAAGGTCCAATTTTGCTTTACTATAAATGGCATTGAAATACCCCTTTATTCAAAATGGCAGTTGGGTTTTCCTTGTTTGGTTTTGCATGTCACACTatgaattcaattctttttttcacACATCAACATCTTGTGTTAATACCATAAGATAATTAACAACAAATCACCTCAATTTTTGACCCATACATGAGAAGGTATAAGAACATAATCTATACTTTCCCTAAATTATTggatatattaattttaaaaatattttcaattttgtaaaggaatatttcaaaaataacttttaattaatgccatacaaaatatcataaatttagaaaaagcaAAACTTGAAGAAGAAATTATTGGCTTCTGATATGAATCATTCAACCCTACAAAATACTATATTTtccaataaatttgaaaaataaatggtaaaaaaaaaaaagattcttaTATCTCATTTGCTAATTTAGAAAATCAAACTACGCGCGCGGCTTCCAACCCAGAGAGTCAGGCCAGGGCATGAAAGGtaaataaccataaaaccaaGAAGCAAACATTGGGGAGATGCCCATCAACATCTCCCACCTTGAACTTCACGTTTCTTCTTCACACTCTTTCCAGACCTTTCTGTGCCTTTAAATTGGCCTCTCCATCTTCTGCAAACCCTCCATGCCAATCCAAGCCCTTTTCAGATCATAGAAAATGTCTTCTGATGTGGTAAACAGCCCTGACGGGACCCATGATCAAGGCCTCACATCAAAGAAACTCTCATGGGGAAAACTACGTCGTATGGACTCCTTAGATATGGAGTCCGGGACTGTCCATGGCCATAGCCACCATGGCTCCAGGGTCTGCACCCCCCCATCCTGATATGATTTTCCTGTTATTATATATCTGCATGCATAGCAACTGGGGAAGAGGAGAttgatgttttttatttatttattttctgttttgaaGGGCACCAAGAACTGGTCTGTGATACTGCACCTGGCGTTTCAGAGCATTGGAATAGTGTATGGGGACATTGGAACTTCGCCTTTGTACGTGTATGCAAGCACTTTCACTGATGGTGTCCAACATAATGATGATATTCTGGGGGTTCTTTCTCTCATCTTCTACACCCTCACCCTCATCCCTCTCTTCAAGTACGTCTTGATTGTTTTGAAGGCCAACGATAATGGCGATGGTGAGAGCTCATCATCATTAATGAcctttgattttaattcaaatgaATCCTACTTTgatcttctttttctatctttcctttttcttttttgttttcttttatggcTCGAAACCATCATCGTTTCTTATTAGAAAGATGCCACTTTGATCTTAAAACTTTTCCAAACCAACAAGGTAAAATGGtttattaatttcttgatttttttttttttttttgccattttttctAGTGTTGATCATTGATGAGATGAGTGGAAAACACCTTTGAAAGCCAACTGTGAAGCATCAAATTGTGTGACTTACCCATTAAAATAACCATGCAGGCTCCAACTGGGGAAGGGAAACTTCCTTCGTATGTGCTTAATCAATGATCAACAGTTGTGCACTCAGTCCAatgaatctttctttttttttaaaaaaaaaagaagatattttctgCCCTTTCAACCCTAAATATATGGTCACATTatataactcaaaaaaaaaaaaaaaaaaaaaaaaaaaaaaaaagagaaaggaaaatagCCCATTAAGCTTAGAATTTATACACTTCTTTTAAACACTGATGAATATCACAGGAGGGACATTTGCTTTGTATTCTCTTATATGCCGATATGCCAAGGTGGGGTTGATCCCTAGTCAACAGGCTGAGGACAGAGAAGTCTCCAATTTCCGGTTGGAGCTGCCTAGTAAAAGCCTGCAGAGGGCATCAAAGCTCAAGTCTAAGCTAGAGAAGAGCAACTTTGCTAAGTTCTTTCTGTTGTTTGCTACAATGCTTGGCACTTCCATGGTGATTGGTGATGGTGTCCTCACTCCTTGCATCTCAGGTTAGTTTAATTTcctactttattttctttatcctatttcttttttttcatcctttttaaTTTCGAAATACTTTTCTTACTTTGGAATGTCAAAAACCAGCATAATTTACATCATCTTTTTTTAGTTAGTTTGAGATTAGAAGGTTTCTTTCTTTCATAATAAATGGCTTTTCCTTTTACAAATTTTTGTTaccaaaattaatttagttggattttagtttacaaaaaaaatgggtttcGTCTTTCACTCTCTTAATTGTGTTTGGctcccggaaaatactaagaaagaaaaaacaatataaaggaaaatgattttttttcatgtttggttgtcttatgaaaaatataaaagaaaataaaatataattaaaactaattaaaatttttatatatttttaaattatttaatctttatattaatgagttaaaataaataaaatgagtttgaagtaacaaaaaaaaataatttatcaacttttaatctattttttatttttcttcatttttttttcttctacttttcttttgtattttctttcaaatttgttcaaccaaacatagtcttattGTATATTTGACATTTGACTTTGCATATCACAGTTTTATCTGCTGTGGATGGCATCAAGGCAGCCACAGATTCAATGACGGAAGGTAATCTTTCTGAACTTTTAAAATCAActactaaaataattatttatttaatatttggataatttttttattgtacatatatatatatatatatatatatatatatttatttatttttttatttttttttacaagatttgtaaataaattaattaataaatgagatttGTCCAAATTTGAATAGTAAAGTGTAGACAAAAGCGTTGAATCCAAGgcttatattaaattattaatagcTTTTGGACATCTCAACAGCCCACGTTAACTTGgaatcttttcctttttaaggaaaaaacaaaaaaaccaatgGATTTACACTGttgacaaattaaaaataatcctTTCAAATTACAATAACATcctcatataattatttttaataatattttgacgTGTCCACTTCCTTAGTCATGGGAGACACAgattaaatacaataaaaatttcttactagaaaataatttttaaaaaatggttatatAAGCATGctattgatcattttttttttcctcagtttgaaaaagtaaattaatttatttatgatagttttatttaaataataattctaactTAAATACCATTTTCCTTTGTGCAAACAGATAGGATTGTTTGGATATCGGTAGCCATCTTGGTATGCCTCTTCATGGTACAAAGATTTGGAACTGACAAAGTTGGCTACAGTTTTGCTCCAATAATCTGTGTTTGGTTCGCATTAATTGGTGGCATTGGGGTCTACAACTTCATCAAGTTTGATCCAACAGTCGTTAAAGCCATTAATCCCAAGTACATCATCGATTACTTCACAAGGAACAAGAAACAAGCCTGGATTTCCCTTGGTGGGATCGTTCTCGCCATTACAGGTTTGGATATATATGGATCATTAATCAATTCTCCTCCATTAATAACTCGGAAAATTCTCAATGGTTTCTGGGAAAATGTAGGGACGGAGGCGCTGTTTGCTGATGTTGGCCACTTCACAGTTCAATCGATACAGATAAGTATGTGCACTGTCACATACCCGGCTCTTGTATTGGCATACACTGGACAAGCCTCCTTTCTCCGGAAACACCATGAGGATGTTGGTGACCTTTTCTTCAAGTCCATACCACGTGAGCATTCTGGATTTGGAGTCTGTTTTCTGTCTTCTTGTTGTTCTTTTATTGGTTCATTGAGGTGAGGTTTCTCTGTTGCAGATGGTCTGTACTGGCCGATGTTTGTTGTGGCTGTGTCCGCGTCGATCATTGCTAGTCAAGCAATGATTTCTGGGACTTTCTCCATAATTCAGCAGTCACTCTCATTGGGGTGTTTTCCTCGAGTAAAGATTGTGCATACATCAACTAAGTATGAAGGGCAAGTGTACATTCCTGAGGTCAATTACCTTCTCATGCTGGCTTGTGTAGGGGTCACTCTTGGGTTCAAGACTACTACAAAGATTGGAAATGCATATGGTAGTCCACACAGTTCACCCTTGTTTCATATCTTCATT
Above is a genomic segment from Vitis riparia cultivar Riparia Gloire de Montpellier isolate 1030 chromosome 7, EGFV_Vit.rip_1.0, whole genome shotgun sequence containing:
- the LOC117918581 gene encoding potassium transporter 5-like, encoding MSSDVVNSPDGTHDQGLTSKKLSWGKLRRMDSLDMESGTVHGHSHHGSRGTKNWSVILHLAFQSIGIVYGDIGTSPLYVYASTFTDGVQHNDDILGVLSLIFYTLTLIPLFKYVLIVLKANDNGDGGTFALYSLICRYAKVGLIPSQQAEDREVSNFRLELPSKSLQRASKLKSKLEKSNFAKFFLLFATMLGTSMVIGDGVLTPCISVLSAVDGIKAATDSMTEDRIVWISVAILVCLFMVQRFGTDKVGYSFAPIICVWFALIGGIGVYNFIKFDPTVVKAINPKYIIDYFTRNKKQAWISLGGIVLAITGTEALFADVGHFTVQSIQISMCTVTYPALVLAYTGQASFLRKHHEDVGDLFFKSIPHGLYWPMFVVAVSASIIASQAMISGTFSIIQQSLSLGCFPRVKIVHTSTKYEGQVYIPEVNYLLMLACVGVTLGFKTTTKIGNAYGIAVVFVMTLTSSFLVLVMIMIWKTHILLVISYVVVIGSIELLYLSSVLYKFDQGGYLPLAFAFVLMTIMYIWNDVYRRKYYYDLDHKISPEMVKELVASTHFSRIPGLAIFYSELVHGIPPIFKHYMENVPALHSVLVFVSIKSLPISKVPMEERFLFRRVNPDDLYVFRCVVRYGYTDVRSEEEPFERLLVERLKEFIREEMMMTPTLTHSNEDMVSGELQDGLINGEKESEESKQIDEERRQEDVDKDIEAIDRAARAGVVHLIGETEVMAEKGSKLGKKVLINVGYNILKKNLRQTEKVFDIPHKRMLKVGMIYEL